One window of Burkholderiales bacterium genomic DNA carries:
- the mce gene encoding methylmalonyl-CoA epimerase, which translates to MITGLSHVSIVVPDLDSAADRIKATYGLEIGDIAVNAQQGVRLAYIDLGNAKIELMEPSRADSPIAKFLEKNPKGGIHHFCLAVDSVDATAASLAERGARVLGDGRPQKNVHGERIAFVHPQDFLGALVEIEEHARAS; encoded by the coding sequence ATGATCACCGGGCTCAGCCACGTCTCGATCGTCGTCCCCGATCTCGACAGCGCCGCCGATCGCATCAAGGCGACTTACGGCCTCGAGATCGGAGACATCGCGGTGAACGCGCAGCAAGGCGTGCGGCTCGCGTACATCGATCTCGGCAACGCGAAGATCGAGCTCATGGAGCCGTCGCGCGCGGACTCGCCGATCGCGAAGTTCCTCGAGAAGAACCCCAAAGGCGGCATCCATCATTTCTGCCTCGCGGTCGACAGCGTCGACGCCACGGCCGCGTCGCTCGCGGAAAGAGGTGCGCGGGTGCTCGGCGACGGGAGGCCGCAGAAGAACGTGCACGGCGAGCGCATCGCGTTCGTGCATCCGCAGGATTTTCTGGGAGCGCTGGTAGAGATCGAAGAACACGCACGCGCTTCATAA
- a CDS encoding fumarylacetoacetate hydrolase family protein, with product MKLMRYSRRHEPSALSRLGVLVGHNLVADLRAGYALYLVDEAGHPKGRELAQLYMPAYITQFLHGGEAAWRALGDAYSYLAGLVETAPDAAGLGGEQLFMPLAECRLYAPVRPSKLITVGHNYPGYARATPRVAGELPAAFAKTLSSVTGPERDIVKPRACRELDFETELAVVIGKRCKNVSEDEAYGVVAGYTILNDVTARDIAARERQGGSVLLGKTFDTFAPMGPWLVTREAIPDPMHLRIQTRVNGEARQDGNTHQMIHSIPKLVSYISQITLAPGDIIATGSPGGGGLSNPDWMLKAGDVVECEIEGIGILRNGVVDEPEV from the coding sequence ATGAAACTGATGCGTTACAGCCGTCGCCACGAGCCCTCGGCCCTGTCGAGGCTCGGCGTGCTCGTCGGGCACAACCTCGTCGCGGACCTGCGTGCAGGGTACGCGCTCTACCTCGTCGACGAAGCCGGCCATCCCAAGGGACGCGAGCTCGCCCAGCTGTACATGCCCGCCTACATTACCCAGTTCCTGCACGGCGGCGAGGCGGCGTGGCGGGCGCTGGGCGACGCGTATTCGTATCTGGCCGGGCTGGTCGAAACCGCGCCCGATGCAGCCGGGTTGGGCGGCGAGCAGCTTTTCATGCCCCTCGCGGAGTGCCGTCTCTACGCACCGGTGCGACCGTCCAAGCTGATCACGGTGGGCCACAACTACCCGGGCTACGCACGCGCGACGCCGCGCGTCGCGGGAGAGCTGCCGGCGGCGTTCGCCAAGACGCTGTCGTCGGTGACCGGTCCCGAGCGCGACATCGTGAAACCGCGCGCATGCCGCGAGCTCGATTTCGAGACCGAGCTCGCGGTGGTGATCGGCAAACGGTGCAAGAACGTAAGCGAAGACGAGGCTTACGGCGTGGTCGCGGGCTACACGATCCTCAACGACGTGACCGCGCGCGACATCGCCGCCCGCGAGCGCCAGGGCGGCAGCGTGCTGCTGGGCAAGACGTTCGACACCTTCGCGCCGATGGGACCATGGCTGGTCACGCGCGAGGCGATCCCCGATCCCATGCATCTGCGCATCCAGACGCGCGTGAACGGCGAAGCGCGCCAGGACGGCAACACGCACCAGATGATCCACTCGATACCGAAGCTCGTCTCCTACATCTCGCAGATCACGCTCGCCCCCGGCGACATCATCGCCACCGGCTCCCCGGGCGGCGGCGGACTGTCGAACCCGGACTGGATGCTCAAGGCGGGGGACGTGGTGGAGTGCGAGATCGAAGGGATCGGGATCCTGCGCAACGGCGTCGTCGACGAGCCTGAGGTTTGA
- a CDS encoding CocE/NonD family hydrolase, whose product MTKSEVRDGMRVDFDVPIAMDDGLVLRADVYRPVAEGRYPALVSYGPYGKGLAFQDGYKTAWEIMAKQFPDAVAHTSNRYQSWEVVDPEKWVPDGYVCVRVDSRGAGRSPGYLDHNNARENRDFHDCIEWVARQPWCTGKVGLNGISYYAASQWRAAALQPPHLAAICV is encoded by the coding sequence ATGACCAAATCCGAAGTGCGAGACGGCATGAGAGTCGACTTCGACGTCCCCATCGCAATGGACGACGGCCTCGTCCTGCGCGCCGACGTCTATCGCCCGGTTGCCGAAGGCAGGTATCCCGCGCTCGTGAGCTACGGTCCGTACGGCAAGGGCCTCGCGTTCCAGGACGGCTACAAGACCGCCTGGGAGATCATGGCGAAGCAGTTCCCCGACGCGGTCGCCCATACCTCCAATCGGTATCAGAGCTGGGAAGTCGTCGACCCGGAGAAGTGGGTGCCGGACGGCTACGTCTGCGTGCGGGTCGATTCGCGCGGCGCCGGGCGCTCGCCGGGTTATCTCGACCACAACAACGCGCGTGAGAACCGCGACTTTCACGACTGCATCGAATGGGTCGCGCGACAACCGTGGTGCACCGGCAAGGTCGGACTGAACGGTATCTCGTATTACGCGGCGAGCCAGTGGCGCGCGGCGGCGTTGCAGCCGCCGCATCTCGCCGCGATCTGCGTGTGA
- a CDS encoding alpha/beta hydrolase: MAKDDTYFMYFPGNYRWSAAFINMLGSAPYGGSEIGELHKIGQLLKGKGAEDDEAWFDACAKVADGVRDHARKFEDKGHRVSAAAAYLRACNYYQMAERFRTPKDAKALEIYKRGVDCFQSHAKLSDVTIEVVEVPFEGGSLPGYFVHAQNTDAKKAPCVVFFDGLDVTKEIQYVRGVPDLIKRGISCLVMDGPGTGEAIRFRNHYLRHDYEVAGSACMDWLEKRDDVDPKRVGVVAISLGGYYSPRMASMEPRFAACVAWGAIWDYYATWKKRIDAKFRTSMSVPGHHITWILGVDTLEDALKRLEPFRLDGVVQKMRCPFLCVHGAEDEQVPLADAQALYNAVGSQDKTLRVFTAEEGGAQHCQRDYLTLVTATMWDWFEEKLKA, from the coding sequence ATGGCCAAAGACGATACGTATTTCATGTACTTCCCCGGCAACTATCGCTGGTCTGCCGCGTTCATCAACATGCTCGGCTCGGCGCCGTACGGCGGCTCCGAGATCGGCGAGCTGCACAAGATCGGCCAGCTCCTCAAAGGCAAGGGGGCGGAAGACGACGAGGCATGGTTCGACGCGTGCGCAAAAGTCGCCGACGGCGTGCGCGACCACGCCCGCAAGTTCGAGGACAAGGGCCACCGGGTTTCGGCCGCGGCGGCCTACCTGCGCGCGTGCAACTACTACCAGATGGCCGAGCGCTTCCGCACGCCGAAGGACGCTAAAGCGCTGGAGATCTACAAGCGCGGCGTCGATTGCTTCCAGTCGCACGCGAAGCTGAGCGACGTGACGATCGAAGTTGTCGAAGTGCCTTTCGAAGGCGGCAGCCTGCCCGGCTATTTCGTGCACGCGCAGAACACCGATGCCAAGAAAGCGCCCTGCGTGGTGTTCTTCGACGGTCTCGACGTGACGAAGGAGATCCAGTACGTGCGCGGCGTGCCCGACCTCATCAAGCGCGGCATCTCGTGCCTCGTGATGGACGGTCCCGGCACCGGTGAAGCGATCCGCTTCCGCAACCATTACCTGCGCCACGACTACGAGGTCGCGGGCAGCGCGTGCATGGACTGGCTGGAGAAGCGCGACGACGTCGACCCCAAGCGCGTCGGCGTGGTCGCGATCAGCCTCGGCGGCTACTACTCGCCGCGCATGGCCTCGATGGAGCCGCGGTTCGCCGCGTGCGTAGCGTGGGGCGCGATCTGGGATTACTACGCGACGTGGAAGAAGCGCATCGACGCGAAGTTCCGCACGTCCATGTCGGTGCCCGGACACCACATCACGTGGATCCTCGGCGTCGACACCCTCGAGGACGCGTTGAAGCGCCTCGAGCCGTTCCGCCTCGACGGCGTGGTTCAGAAGATGCGCTGCCCGTTCCTGTGCGTGCACGGCGCCGAAGACGAGCAGGTCCCGCTCGCCGACGCGCAAGCGCTCTACAACGCCGTCGGCTCGCAGGACAAGACGCTGCGCGTCTTCACCGCCGAAGAAGGCGGCGCGCAACACTGCCAGCGCGACTATCTGACGCTGGTGACGGCGACGATGTGGGATTGGTTCGAGGAAAAGCTCAAGGCGTGA
- a CDS encoding ABC transporter substrate-binding protein, with amino-acid sequence MKRLIALFCAAFITVGMNAHAAETSPDALVKSVSDEVISVIRTTKDKRALRQAAEQKVLPHFDFRAMTQLAVGRYWREASAAQQKALTDNFRTLLVNTYTASLNVAALGNESVEVKPSDAKGNDTIVRTIVKTGSRQPIPVDYRMQKGPEGWKVYDVIVENLSLVTNYRSSFASEIQRSGIDGLIKALETKNRELAQQT; translated from the coding sequence GTGAAACGATTGATCGCCTTATTCTGTGCCGCCTTCATCACCGTCGGGATGAACGCGCACGCCGCCGAAACGTCCCCCGACGCGCTCGTGAAGAGCGTGTCGGACGAGGTGATTTCGGTCATCCGCACGACCAAGGACAAGCGTGCGCTGCGCCAGGCCGCAGAGCAGAAAGTGCTCCCGCATTTCGATTTCCGGGCGATGACCCAGCTCGCGGTCGGACGCTACTGGCGCGAAGCCTCTGCCGCGCAGCAGAAAGCGCTCACGGACAACTTCCGCACTCTGCTCGTGAACACCTACACCGCGTCGCTCAACGTCGCTGCGCTCGGCAACGAATCGGTCGAGGTCAAGCCGTCGGACGCGAAAGGCAACGACACCATCGTGCGCACGATCGTGAAAACCGGCAGCCGCCAGCCGATCCCGGTCGACTATCGCATGCAGAAGGGGCCCGAAGGCTGGAAGGTGTATGACGTCATCGTCGAGAACCTCTCTCTGGTGACCAATTACCGCAGCTCGTTCGCGTCCGAGATCCAGCGCTCGGGCATCGACGGCCTGATCAAGGCGCTCGAAACGAAGAACCGCGAGCTCGCACAGCAGACCTAG
- a CDS encoding enoyl-CoA hydratase-related protein — protein MPAAKTRPAKGKYRDILFEVKDQVAWITINRPRVLNCFREQSLDEMIDALKSTREDPSIVCAVITGAGDKAFSAGGDFYAMKRLNFTNGYMWNDRMLGLAMTIRGLPIPVIAMVNGWCMGGGHELALWCDLVIASENAILGQTGAKVGACPTVGATQYLPRIIGERLAREMIFCARRFPAKEAVEVGLINKCVPQDKLLEETLKWCETMKGHSALTLRMTKKSLNFESDNLYSSWQHGMELLAHVWGSPEAKEGMNAFLEGRKPDFQQFRMRDKKELEEYMEGYHNDENEPPSMRGGKGQQTVSVKPVRKTVAAKAAKSGKKSARR, from the coding sequence ATGCCTGCCGCAAAGACCAGGCCCGCCAAGGGCAAGTACCGCGACATCCTGTTCGAAGTGAAAGACCAGGTCGCGTGGATCACGATCAATCGTCCGCGGGTGCTGAACTGCTTCCGCGAGCAGTCGCTCGACGAGATGATCGACGCGCTGAAGTCGACGCGCGAAGACCCGTCGATCGTGTGCGCGGTGATCACCGGCGCGGGCGACAAGGCGTTCTCCGCCGGCGGCGACTTCTACGCGATGAAGCGTCTGAACTTCACCAACGGCTACATGTGGAACGACCGCATGCTCGGTCTGGCGATGACGATCCGCGGCCTGCCGATCCCGGTCATCGCGATGGTCAACGGCTGGTGCATGGGCGGGGGCCACGAGCTCGCGCTGTGGTGCGACCTCGTCATCGCATCGGAGAACGCGATCCTCGGGCAGACCGGCGCGAAGGTCGGCGCGTGTCCGACCGTCGGCGCGACGCAGTACCTGCCGCGCATCATCGGCGAGCGCCTCGCGCGCGAGATGATCTTCTGCGCGCGCCGCTTCCCCGCGAAGGAAGCCGTGGAGGTCGGCCTCATCAACAAGTGCGTGCCGCAGGACAAGCTCCTGGAAGAGACGCTGAAGTGGTGCGAGACGATGAAAGGCCACAGCGCGCTCACGCTGCGCATGACCAAGAAGTCGCTCAACTTCGAGTCGGACAATCTCTATTCGTCGTGGCAGCACGGCATGGAGCTCCTCGCGCACGTGTGGGGCTCGCCCGAGGCGAAGGAAGGCATGAACGCGTTCCTCGAAGGCCGCAAGCCGGACTTCCAGCAGTTCCGCATGCGCGACAAGAAGGAGCTCGAGGAATACATGGAGGGCTATCACAACGACGAGAACGAGCCGCCGTCGATGCGGGGCGGCAAGGGCCAGCAGACGGTGAGTGTCAAGCCGGTCAGGAAGACCGTCGCGGCCAAGGCGGCCAAGTCCGGCAAGAAGTCCGCCAGGCGGTGA
- a CDS encoding tripartite tricarboxylate transporter substrate binding protein, whose product MRFTAIAAALFCVAAASTDAQTYPTKPVRIIIPFAPGGPTDTQARWAAQQLNAALGQPFIADNRAGAGGVPGTEAAVKSAPDGYTLLAGNPGPLVIAPTVKAHLPYDTLRDLQPIVLIAKSPSCICVHPSLPVKGVKDFVALAKSRPGRINYGTPGVGTVGHLATESFATAAGIKMNHVPYKGAAQFTVDLIAGNIELAQIQLAGSAPLAKEGKVRCLGVTAIQRSPLLPDTPTIAEQGLKGFQSYNWNGLLAPVATPKPIIARIHEVIGNALKTPEAQKLYTSQGHEVSGIGPEEYAAFIKAETEKWADVAQRAGIPKQ is encoded by the coding sequence ATGCGATTCACCGCCATCGCGGCCGCGCTGTTCTGCGTCGCCGCCGCATCGACTGACGCCCAGACGTATCCGACCAAACCGGTGCGCATCATCATCCCGTTCGCGCCGGGCGGTCCCACCGACACGCAGGCGCGCTGGGCGGCGCAGCAGCTCAACGCCGCGCTCGGCCAGCCGTTCATCGCGGACAATCGCGCCGGCGCCGGCGGCGTGCCGGGCACCGAAGCGGCGGTCAAGAGCGCACCCGACGGCTACACGCTGCTCGCCGGCAATCCCGGCCCGCTGGTGATCGCGCCGACGGTGAAGGCGCACCTGCCGTACGACACGCTGCGCGATCTCCAGCCGATCGTGCTCATCGCCAAGAGCCCGAGCTGCATCTGCGTGCATCCCAGCCTCCCCGTGAAAGGCGTCAAGGACTTCGTCGCCCTCGCCAAGTCGCGCCCCGGCCGCATCAACTACGGTACGCCCGGGGTGGGCACCGTCGGACACCTCGCCACCGAATCGTTCGCGACCGCGGCGGGCATCAAGATGAATCACGTGCCGTACAAGGGCGCGGCGCAGTTCACCGTCGACCTCATCGCCGGCAACATCGAGCTCGCGCAGATACAGCTCGCCGGATCGGCGCCGCTCGCGAAAGAAGGCAAGGTGCGCTGCCTCGGCGTCACCGCCATCCAGCGCTCGCCGCTGCTGCCCGATACGCCGACGATCGCGGAGCAGGGACTCAAGGGTTTCCAGAGCTACAACTGGAACGGGCTCCTCGCGCCGGTCGCCACACCCAAGCCGATCATCGCGCGCATCCACGAGGTGATCGGCAACGCATTGAAGACCCCCGAAGCTCAAAAGCTCTACACCAGCCAGGGGCACGAGGTGAGCGGCATCGGCCCCGAGGAATACGCCGCCTTCATCAAAGCCGAAACCGAGAAGTGGGCGGACGTCGCGCAGCGCGCCGGAATTCCGAAGCAATAG
- a CDS encoding ATP-binding protein, translating into MRFYYPRSFFKLLVVGFALIALPLMIAIINNAISIDQLGNQSQKAVYQAVQATQSSRKLAELIPAMERAAHQMLILGDRSLLDTYRVHRKQLLATAAEFRNLPFDSEQRTSLREIVNGEAVVYDLLQNPNARPEELQKAVQSFVTLGDRAQEINRRSNALIDHEVENMRATARQAYDITLWQLVALFPVVIFLVVGFTILIGRPIRQIDEAIRRLGQADFSVAVEVGGPEDLQHLGERLDWMRLRLADLEQQKNRFLRHMSHELKTPLTALREGAELLSDEIVGKLTPEQREIAEILRHNSIELQKLIEDLLSYGASQSQKRTLDLARVDLRRAVNRVADDQKLALRSKRLKLNVNVQDVALSADFEKLRVMLDNLLSNAIKFSPIAGTIFVRAAQVDGMVEIDVADQGPGIREEERNLVFEPFYRGQYAADALVKGTGIGLSVVREYAQMHGGSAEIVDDGPGAHIRIRLPIAPEDAGQAAQASMGEAEAAR; encoded by the coding sequence ATGCGGTTCTACTATCCGCGCTCGTTTTTCAAGCTGCTCGTCGTCGGCTTCGCGCTCATCGCGCTGCCGCTGATGATCGCGATCATCAACAACGCGATCTCGATCGACCAGCTCGGCAACCAGAGCCAGAAAGCGGTCTACCAGGCGGTGCAGGCGACGCAGAGCAGCCGCAAGCTCGCCGAGCTCATCCCCGCGATGGAGCGGGCCGCCCACCAGATGCTGATCCTCGGCGACCGCTCGCTGCTCGACACCTATCGCGTGCACAGGAAGCAGCTCCTCGCAACCGCGGCGGAGTTCCGCAACCTGCCTTTCGACAGCGAGCAGCGGACGAGCTTGCGCGAGATCGTGAACGGGGAAGCCGTCGTCTACGATCTGCTCCAGAACCCCAATGCCCGTCCCGAGGAGCTGCAGAAGGCGGTGCAATCCTTCGTCACCCTCGGCGACCGCGCCCAGGAGATCAACCGCCGCAGCAATGCCCTCATCGACCACGAAGTCGAGAACATGCGCGCGACCGCGCGCCAGGCCTACGACATCACCCTCTGGCAGCTCGTCGCGTTGTTTCCCGTCGTCATTTTCCTGGTCGTCGGCTTCACGATCCTGATCGGCCGGCCCATCCGCCAGATCGACGAAGCGATCCGGCGCCTGGGACAGGCGGATTTCAGCGTCGCGGTGGAAGTGGGCGGTCCGGAAGACCTGCAGCACCTCGGGGAGCGCCTGGACTGGATGCGGCTGAGGCTCGCCGACCTCGAGCAGCAGAAGAACCGGTTCCTGAGGCACATGTCCCACGAGCTCAAGACGCCGCTGACCGCGCTGCGGGAAGGGGCGGAGCTGCTGTCGGACGAGATCGTGGGCAAGCTCACGCCTGAGCAGCGCGAGATCGCCGAAATACTTCGGCACAACAGTATAGAATTGCAGAAGCTCATCGAAGACCTTCTGTCCTACGGCGCAAGCCAGTCGCAGAAGCGCACGCTGGACCTCGCACGAGTCGACCTGCGGCGCGCGGTCAACAGGGTGGCGGACGACCAGAAGCTCGCTCTTCGGAGCAAGCGCCTGAAGCTCAACGTCAACGTGCAGGATGTCGCGTTGAGCGCCGATTTCGAAAAGCTTCGGGTCATGCTCGACAACCTACTCTCCAACGCGATCAAGTTTTCACCCATTGCCGGGACCATCTTCGTGCGCGCCGCGCAGGTCGACGGCATGGTCGAGATCGACGTCGCGGACCAGGGTCCGGGAATCAGGGAAGAAGAGCGCAACCTCGTGTTCGAACCTTTCTATCGCGGCCAGTACGCGGCGGATGCGCTGGTCAAGGGGACCGGCATCGGGCTGTCGGTGGTCCGCGAGTACGCGCAGATGCACGGCGGCAGCGCCGAGATCGTCGACGACGGACCCGGCGCGCACATCCGGATCCGCTTGCCGATCGCGCCCGAAGACGCGGGTCAGGCTGCGCAGGCGTCGATGGGCGAAGCCGAGGCGGCGCGATGA
- a CDS encoding tripartite tricarboxylate transporter substrate-binding protein — protein MKKVVLACALSLAASAVHAAQSAELSYPVKPIRVLIPFAPGGATDIIARVLEPNLSKRLGQQIVIDNRSGAAGNIAVELVAQAQSDGYTLLVGNISTNSINPYLFAKRIKVDALRDLAPVTKLVAIPNFILGSPKLPAKTLKEALAYAKERPGQLNFQAPLGSYSHLDMLALTGAAGVKMVHLPSKGAGETLTAMLRGDIHITESNVASNIGAVKDGRIKAFAVTAEQRLADLPEVPTMAEAGFPGIGSLNWNGLFAPVRTAKPVVAKLHADTVAAMKELDADGTLAKRNLPVSLSASPEEFAGFVRSEADRWKKIIADNNVKID, from the coding sequence ATGAAGAAGGTCGTGCTTGCCTGCGCGCTCTCGCTCGCCGCATCCGCTGTCCATGCGGCGCAATCCGCCGAGCTCTCGTATCCCGTCAAACCGATCCGCGTGCTGATCCCGTTCGCGCCGGGCGGCGCGACCGACATCATCGCGCGCGTGCTGGAGCCGAATCTCTCGAAGCGTCTCGGCCAGCAGATCGTCATCGACAACCGCAGCGGCGCCGCGGGCAACATCGCGGTCGAGCTCGTGGCGCAGGCGCAGTCCGACGGTTACACGCTGCTCGTCGGCAACATCTCGACCAACTCGATCAATCCCTATCTCTTCGCGAAGCGCATCAAGGTCGACGCGTTGCGCGACCTCGCGCCGGTCACCAAGCTCGTCGCGATCCCCAACTTCATCCTCGGCAGCCCCAAGCTTCCGGCGAAGACGCTCAAGGAAGCGCTCGCCTACGCGAAGGAGCGCCCCGGCCAGCTCAACTTCCAGGCGCCGCTCGGCTCGTACTCGCACCTCGACATGCTCGCGCTCACCGGGGCGGCGGGCGTGAAGATGGTGCACCTTCCGTCCAAAGGCGCGGGCGAGACGCTGACCGCGATGCTGCGCGGTGACATCCACATCACCGAGTCCAACGTGGCTTCCAACATCGGCGCGGTGAAAGACGGCCGCATCAAGGCGTTCGCGGTGACGGCCGAGCAGCGGCTCGCCGATCTGCCCGAGGTGCCGACGATGGCCGAAGCCGGTTTTCCCGGCATCGGCAGCCTGAACTGGAACGGGCTCTTCGCGCCGGTCAGGACGGCCAAGCCCGTCGTCGCCAAGCTTCACGCCGACACCGTCGCGGCGATGAAAGAGCTCGACGCGGACGGCACGCTCGCCAAGCGCAACCTGCCGGTGAGCCTCTCGGCGTCGCCCGAGGAGTTCGCGGGATTCGTGCGCTCGGAGGCGGACCGGTGGAAGAAGATCATTGCGGACAACAACGTCAAGATCGATTAG
- a CDS encoding Ldh family oxidoreductase, which yields MAEAQRIKAAALEAFIARAFEAVDVPAADAKTIAELMARADVNGSEGHGIFRLPQYIRRIKGGAVNVKPNIRVEREAAAMALVNGDNGMGHLVMKRAAEIAIEKAKTAGVAWVGAQWSNHAGPASLYAAMPMAHDMIGLYLAVGSANHLPPWGGLDMLLSTNPLAVGVPAGEEAPIVLDMATTVAAYGKVKTKAQRGEQMPVGWMMDREGRPLTDPKRASEGFLLPIGDYKGYGLALIIGLLAGTLNRAAMGKDVVDFNADDVTKTNTGHAIVAISIDKFGDVQEFKRNVDALVRDLRASKRLPGVERIWLPGEQSHAKREDNLKNGVPMPDALLSSLSQLATDLKIAPLG from the coding sequence ATGGCAGAAGCACAGAGAATCAAAGCGGCAGCGCTCGAGGCATTCATCGCGCGAGCGTTCGAAGCGGTCGACGTGCCCGCGGCCGACGCGAAGACGATCGCGGAGCTGATGGCGCGCGCGGACGTGAACGGCTCGGAAGGTCACGGCATCTTCAGGCTGCCGCAGTACATCCGCCGTATCAAGGGCGGCGCGGTCAACGTCAAGCCGAACATCCGCGTCGAGCGCGAAGCAGCGGCGATGGCGCTCGTCAACGGCGACAACGGCATGGGCCATCTCGTGATGAAGCGCGCCGCCGAGATCGCGATCGAAAAGGCGAAGACCGCGGGCGTCGCGTGGGTCGGTGCGCAGTGGAGCAACCACGCGGGTCCCGCGTCGCTCTACGCCGCGATGCCGATGGCGCACGACATGATCGGGCTCTATCTCGCGGTGGGCAGCGCGAACCACCTGCCGCCGTGGGGCGGGCTCGACATGCTGCTGTCGACCAACCCGCTGGCGGTCGGGGTTCCGGCGGGGGAGGAAGCGCCGATCGTGCTCGACATGGCGACGACGGTCGCGGCCTACGGCAAGGTCAAGACCAAGGCGCAGCGCGGCGAGCAGATGCCGGTCGGCTGGATGATGGACCGTGAAGGCAGGCCGCTCACCGATCCGAAGCGCGCCAGCGAAGGCTTCCTGCTGCCCATCGGCGATTACAAGGGTTACGGCCTCGCGCTCATCATCGGTCTGCTCGCAGGGACGCTCAACCGCGCCGCGATGGGCAAGGACGTGGTCGATTTCAACGCCGACGACGTAACAAAGACCAACACCGGCCACGCGATCGTGGCGATCTCGATCGATAAGTTCGGCGACGTGCAGGAATTCAAGAGGAATGTCGACGCGCTGGTGCGCGACCTGCGCGCATCCAAGCGCCTACCCGGGGTGGAGCGCATCTGGCTGCCGGGCGAGCAGAGTCACGCCAAGCGCGAGGACAACCTCAAGAACGGGGTGCCGATGCCCGATGCGCTTCTCTCCAGCCTTTCGCAGCTGGCGACAGACCTGAAGATCGCCCCGCTCGGTTGA
- a CDS encoding CoA transferase translates to MSGTNGSAAQPRGALDSLRVLDLTRILAGPLCTMMLGDMGADVIKVEPPGSGDDTRTWGPPFVDTESAYFLGINRNKRSITLNMAVKPGQEILARLIAQADVLVENFKVGTLEKWGFGNDWLEKNAPRVIRCSITGYGSTGPKAGLPGYDFILQAESGLMSICGDPQGEPMKYGVAIVDIVTGMLACNSVLAALQARHTTGRGQHVEVSLFDSSLAMLANVASNHLVSGRDARRFGNGHPNIVPYTAYPVSDGMIAVAVGNDGQFAKFAALLGRTEWASDPCYAKNPDRVANREALDAAISEQLRTASADAWIERLTAAGIPCGRINSVAQALSDPHTIAREMVRTVQHPTAGEVKTLGIPFRFSDTPPSVRRAPPTLGQHTGQVLRDLLNLSDARIDELRAARVI, encoded by the coding sequence GTGAGCGGTACGAACGGCAGCGCCGCGCAGCCGCGCGGCGCGCTCGACTCCTTGCGCGTCCTCGACCTCACGCGCATCCTCGCGGGGCCGCTCTGCACGATGATGCTCGGCGACATGGGCGCCGACGTCATCAAGGTCGAGCCGCCGGGCAGCGGCGACGACACGCGCACGTGGGGCCCGCCGTTCGTGGACACGGAGTCGGCGTATTTCCTCGGCATCAACCGCAACAAGCGCTCGATCACGCTCAACATGGCGGTGAAGCCGGGACAGGAGATCCTGGCCAGGCTCATCGCACAAGCGGACGTGCTCGTCGAGAACTTCAAGGTCGGCACGCTGGAGAAATGGGGTTTCGGCAACGACTGGCTCGAGAAGAACGCGCCGCGCGTCATCCGCTGCTCGATCACCGGCTACGGATCGACCGGACCCAAAGCCGGACTGCCCGGCTACGACTTCATCCTCCAGGCCGAATCGGGGCTGATGAGCATCTGCGGCGACCCGCAGGGCGAGCCGATGAAATACGGCGTCGCGATCGTCGACATCGTCACCGGCATGCTCGCGTGCAACAGCGTGCTCGCGGCGCTGCAGGCGCGCCACACCACGGGCAGGGGCCAGCACGTCGAAGTCTCGCTCTTCGATTCGAGCCTCGCGATGCTCGCGAACGTCGCGTCCAATCACCTCGTGTCCGGCCGTGACGCGAGGCGCTTCGGCAACGGCCATCCGAACATCGTTCCCTATACGGCGTACCCGGTGAGCGACGGCATGATCGCGGTCGCGGTCGGCAACGACGGACAGTTCGCGAAGTTCGCTGCGCTGCTCGGCAGGACCGAGTGGGCGAGCGACCCGTGTTACGCGAAGAATCCCGACCGCGTCGCGAATCGCGAAGCGCTCGACGCCGCGATCTCGGAGCAACTGCGCACCGCGAGCGCGGACGCGTGGATCGAGCGGCTGACTGCCGCGGGCATTCCGTGCGGCCGCATCAACTCGGTGGCGCAGGCGTTGTCCGATCCCCATACGATCGCGCGCGAGATGGTGCGCACGGTGCAGCATCCCACCGCGGGCGAAGTGAAGACGCTCGGCATTCCCTTCCGCTTCAGCGATACGCCGCCTTCCGTGCGGCGCGCGCCGCCGACGCTGGGGCAGCATACCGGGCAGGTGCTGCGCGACCTGCTGAACCTGTCCGATGCGCGAATCGACGAGCTGCGGGCGGCGAGGGTCATATGA